A genomic region of Novipirellula aureliae contains the following coding sequences:
- a CDS encoding Ig-like domain-containing protein, producing the protein MPRNPETPSTAANSQGKSTKSRRSVLGRLIHRLGFNAQMPQSADRGRLLLESLEPRQLMAGDTPLLFTDGSVAVDSSPALASISSMTGSQITQAGGAEGEQVAEGEAQPDLVQFAKDLAQSGAVFYGASWCSSCSSQKALFEDGKDNLPFVEVTNPDRTPNSIATTEGITVYPTWILGNDKRLEGVQTLETLSSESGVPIPLSDQPIFEGIGNQTVQIGAPLHIPVDAYDPDGGPLTVSVSVDNPDLLEAVVLQGNRSIRIDMETYGDMVFELFEQRAPAATGRIIELANSSFYDGILFHRVIDNFVLQAGDPGADNPATAGTGGSDLGDFDDQFHSELVHTGSGVLSYAKAGDDTNDSQFFITEGAQRFLDFNHMVFGQLVEGEDVREAISSHATSSSRPTSDIRINSIDVFDDTENSVVMLKAKGNSTGTTNVTMTVTDQDGNTYSETFAVAVTQDNSNSQPFLGAVTDPAVTQTGNAANLQLTSTDVEGDVVNYFIESVSTPNVGTISVTPDTNQSSSTYGQSQVLISPSTGFSGPVQIQLQAMEAGATYFANLQTSATDASITIDAASGLLTVTPTTGSTASIRVAVGGISSSNSLVDLFATGITNSSMGSATVNATSGLVTTNAASGFTGTMSVTTGVAPGVGISGHAFADRDTQQVAFAFQNNVVAPPTAVDLAAASDSGVSNSDNITSAASLSFTVSGTIDGATVELVDTNTGEVIGTGAGTGSTITIVTSNIAAQVDGTYNIAARQRIGSTNSAQTTPILVTYDTTMPASVIATAVTQANVGRQYTTDLSSPEEGNGLVYGLSDSPTGATINAATGEITWTPTTTQTGVQAFSLTLTDLAGNTRNETLNVTVAGEPDAEIKLTITDLQGQPVTKLQVGQQFLLNLIGVDARDEESRAGIFAAFADILYDNSFIQPASGATITFTDRFPTVQNGVFSNGLIDEIGAATDRLTPSELEDSLIATVRMEALKTGSVTIRSEPADASGSEVLLYGQNDRISADAVAYGSVTVAIGQNFTVANDTFTVAEDSAPGTFDVLANDQIISGTGTLTLMSVTQPTSGAALNITNGKVGYLLDPDFSGEFEFTYRVRDDEGIQETATVTVTVTPTNDPPEGVDDTFNVDQGSRNNTFDVLANDTSGGEPSETLSVSTVSTSTSGATITIAADGKSIVYTPPASFTGTDTFTYTVSDGSLTDVVDVIVTVAPADPPPTAVDDSFTVVEDAAEAAFDVLANDTRDASNEAFVIDSIQTPSQGGTVRKSDDGTQFFYTPKANFNGTEQVTYTIRDTGGGLSVATVTFTVTAVNDAPPVANSTVNINRGGSEKVVLEIGDLPANVDSGETLTFSNLGTPTAGGTVRIDSATGSIFYTPSSADFTGTDTFTYTVNDGSSLTSSGTITIEVSNFTERDLTLLFDEAGVQAAQISGIMLRGTDELGGIVELPLSVVDGKAVFENILPGNYTVDLPSIPFFSNTSSAQQIAVTSLPEEGDASVNVSIGTLLPSYISIRDWLGSTPRKSLLLAVEPGQTSVLSLPSAATDTIVDASADLDSSGQELTIRGTRTVTNSSTSETTTQSIETTLPTENDRRVQSRGQAGQMRLYRVSVEADETSFQTVTSDSSTASTATTTAEGESVDAVSAFAPQSVTLGGVQAEGESLAASSVSLADVFVPDAVNPEWVKTSSSSDPSASEGGTDRVAAVDDAMQDVASELSSYSKSADAVAENSITADMLSGDAIDAAISDAI; encoded by the coding sequence ATGCCGCGCAATCCCGAGACCCCCTCGACTGCCGCTAATTCGCAAGGAAAATCGACCAAGAGCCGCCGTAGCGTGCTTGGCCGACTGATTCATCGGCTCGGTTTTAATGCCCAGATGCCGCAATCGGCGGACCGTGGACGACTGCTGCTCGAATCGCTCGAACCTCGGCAACTGATGGCAGGCGATACACCACTTCTGTTTACCGATGGTTCGGTGGCGGTCGACTCTTCACCGGCACTTGCCAGTATTAGCTCGATGACCGGTTCGCAGATCACGCAAGCGGGTGGTGCCGAAGGGGAACAGGTTGCGGAAGGGGAAGCCCAGCCTGATCTGGTGCAATTTGCGAAGGATTTAGCACAGTCGGGAGCCGTTTTTTATGGTGCCAGTTGGTGCAGTTCCTGTTCTTCCCAGAAGGCTCTTTTCGAAGACGGCAAAGACAACTTACCATTTGTCGAAGTCACCAACCCGGATCGTACGCCAAACAGCATCGCAACGACCGAGGGCATTACCGTCTATCCGACTTGGATTCTGGGCAACGACAAACGGCTCGAGGGAGTTCAAACGCTTGAAACGCTAAGCAGTGAGAGTGGCGTCCCGATCCCGCTGAGCGACCAGCCCATCTTTGAAGGGATTGGTAACCAAACGGTCCAAATTGGAGCGCCGTTGCATATCCCGGTCGACGCTTACGATCCCGATGGTGGCCCGCTAACCGTTTCGGTCTCGGTCGACAATCCCGACCTGCTTGAAGCGGTCGTCCTTCAAGGCAACCGATCGATTCGCATCGACATGGAAACCTACGGCGACATGGTATTCGAATTGTTCGAACAGCGAGCGCCGGCGGCCACCGGGCGTATCATCGAACTGGCGAATTCGAGTTTCTACGATGGAATCCTCTTTCACCGCGTGATCGACAATTTCGTGCTGCAAGCGGGCGATCCAGGTGCGGACAACCCTGCGACCGCTGGTACGGGCGGATCGGACCTGGGGGATTTCGATGACCAATTTCATTCCGAACTCGTTCACACCGGTTCCGGCGTCTTGTCATACGCCAAAGCGGGCGATGACACCAACGATTCTCAGTTCTTCATTACCGAAGGCGCTCAGCGGTTCCTCGATTTCAACCACATGGTTTTTGGACAATTGGTCGAAGGCGAGGATGTCCGCGAAGCGATTAGCAGTCATGCGACGAGCAGTAGTCGACCAACATCGGACATTCGAATCAACTCAATCGATGTTTTTGACGACACCGAGAACTCGGTGGTGATGCTCAAGGCCAAAGGTAACTCGACCGGAACCACCAATGTCACCATGACGGTTACCGATCAAGATGGCAACACGTATTCGGAGACGTTCGCCGTTGCGGTCACTCAAGACAACTCGAATAGCCAACCCTTCTTGGGCGCGGTTACCGATCCAGCCGTGACCCAGACGGGGAACGCTGCAAACCTTCAGCTAACGAGTACGGATGTTGAGGGGGATGTGGTCAATTACTTCATTGAATCCGTTAGCACTCCCAATGTTGGCACCATTTCGGTAACGCCCGACACGAACCAAAGTTCGAGCACGTATGGACAAAGCCAAGTTCTAATCAGCCCCTCAACCGGCTTCAGCGGTCCAGTTCAAATTCAGCTTCAAGCGATGGAAGCGGGAGCGACCTACTTTGCGAATTTGCAGACCAGTGCCACCGACGCATCGATCACGATCGATGCGGCTAGCGGATTACTGACCGTCACGCCGACCACCGGTTCGACGGCTTCCATCCGAGTTGCTGTCGGGGGCATCAGTAGCAGCAATAGTTTGGTCGATCTCTTTGCGACAGGGATCACGAACTCGTCGATGGGAAGCGCCACGGTCAATGCGACCTCAGGGTTGGTGACGACAAATGCTGCCTCTGGATTTACCGGAACGATGAGCGTCACCACAGGCGTAGCACCGGGTGTTGGTATCAGCGGCCATGCGTTTGCCGATCGAGACACGCAGCAGGTGGCGTTTGCTTTCCAAAACAATGTGGTCGCGCCGCCAACAGCGGTTGATTTGGCTGCAGCAAGTGATTCCGGCGTCAGCAATTCGGATAACATCACTTCGGCAGCCTCCTTGTCGTTTACGGTGAGTGGCACGATCGATGGGGCCACTGTCGAACTCGTCGACACGAATACAGGAGAGGTGATCGGGACGGGGGCAGGGACGGGCTCGACCATCACGATCGTGACAAGCAACATTGCCGCGCAGGTGGATGGAACCTACAACATTGCTGCACGACAACGTATCGGTTCGACCAATAGTGCGCAAACGACGCCTATCCTAGTAACCTACGACACGACCATGCCTGCCTCCGTTATCGCAACGGCGGTAACCCAAGCCAACGTCGGCCGGCAGTACACAACCGATTTGAGCAGCCCCGAAGAGGGCAATGGATTGGTTTACGGGTTAAGTGACTCGCCGACTGGAGCGACGATTAACGCGGCAACGGGTGAAATCACGTGGACACCGACAACCACTCAGACAGGCGTGCAGGCCTTTTCATTAACGCTGACCGACCTTGCGGGAAACACGCGGAATGAAACGCTGAACGTCACGGTCGCAGGCGAACCGGATGCGGAGATCAAATTGACGATCACCGATTTGCAGGGGCAGCCCGTTACGAAGTTGCAAGTTGGACAACAGTTCTTACTCAACCTGATCGGCGTTGATGCACGTGACGAAGAATCGCGAGCCGGGATCTTTGCGGCGTTTGCGGATATCTTGTATGACAACTCATTCATCCAGCCTGCATCAGGGGCGACAATAACGTTTACCGACCGTTTCCCGACCGTTCAGAACGGCGTCTTCTCCAACGGACTCATCGATGAGATTGGAGCGGCAACCGATCGCTTGACCCCCAGTGAATTGGAAGATAGCCTGATTGCGACGGTACGAATGGAGGCCCTCAAAACGGGATCGGTAACGATTCGGTCGGAACCAGCCGACGCGTCGGGTAGCGAAGTGCTGCTGTACGGCCAAAACGACCGGATCTCTGCGGACGCGGTCGCTTATGGATCGGTTACCGTCGCGATTGGACAGAACTTCACCGTCGCCAACGACACGTTTACGGTTGCCGAGGATTCGGCTCCGGGAACGTTTGATGTGCTTGCCAATGATCAAATCATTTCCGGCACTGGCACGCTGACGTTGATGTCAGTGACTCAGCCCACGAGTGGTGCCGCATTGAACATTACCAATGGCAAGGTCGGCTATCTGCTCGACCCAGACTTTAGTGGTGAATTCGAATTCACCTATCGGGTCCGCGATGACGAAGGGATTCAGGAAACGGCGACGGTGACCGTAACCGTCACACCAACCAACGATCCACCCGAAGGCGTGGACGACACGTTCAACGTCGACCAAGGATCGCGCAACAACACCTTTGATGTTCTTGCGAATGACACCAGTGGCGGTGAGCCAAGTGAGACATTAAGCGTATCGACCGTCAGTACATCGACTTCGGGCGCTACGATTACGATCGCTGCCGACGGCAAGTCGATCGTCTACACCCCTCCAGCGTCGTTCACAGGGACAGACACCTTTACTTACACCGTGTCGGACGGCAGCTTAACCGATGTGGTGGATGTGATCGTGACGGTTGCTCCGGCCGACCCACCGCCGACTGCAGTCGATGATTCGTTCACCGTCGTTGAAGATGCTGCCGAGGCTGCCTTTGATGTGCTCGCTAACGATACGCGTGATGCGTCAAATGAAGCATTCGTGATCGACTCGATTCAAACGCCTAGTCAGGGCGGAACGGTTCGCAAAAGCGATGACGGGACCCAGTTCTTTTATACACCCAAAGCGAACTTCAATGGCACCGAACAAGTAACCTACACCATCCGTGATACCGGCGGTGGTCTATCGGTCGCAACGGTCACGTTTACGGTAACAGCCGTTAACGATGCTCCGCCCGTTGCTAACTCAACGGTCAACATCAACCGTGGTGGTAGTGAAAAGGTGGTTTTGGAAATCGGCGATTTGCCAGCCAACGTCGACTCAGGGGAAACGCTAACGTTTTCGAATTTGGGAACACCGACCGCAGGTGGCACCGTGAGAATCGACTCCGCCACCGGATCGATTTTCTATACACCCTCGTCAGCGGACTTCACAGGTACCGACACCTTTACCTATACCGTCAACGACGGATCGTCGTTGACCAGCAGTGGAACGATTACGATCGAGGTATCGAACTTCACCGAACGTGATTTGACATTGCTTTTTGATGAAGCTGGTGTCCAGGCTGCACAGATCTCTGGGATTATGCTTCGCGGTACCGATGAACTCGGAGGGATCGTCGAATTGCCTTTGAGCGTGGTGGATGGAAAGGCAGTGTTCGAAAATATTTTGCCAGGCAACTACACCGTCGACCTGCCCTCCATTCCATTCTTCTCCAATACATCAAGTGCACAGCAGATAGCGGTCACGAGTTTACCCGAAGAGGGTGATGCTTCCGTCAACGTGTCGATCGGAACGTTACTACCAAGTTATATCTCGATTCGCGACTGGCTGGGGTCAACACCTCGAAAGTCATTGTTGCTAGCTGTCGAACCAGGTCAAACGAGCGTTTTGTCACTACCTTCTGCGGCAACCGACACCATCGTCGATGCTTCGGCTGATTTGGATAGCAGTGGCCAGGAATTGACGATTCGTGGAACTCGTACGGTCACGAATTCTTCGACGAGTGAGACCACAACGCAGTCGATCGAAACGACGTTACCGACGGAGAATGATCGCCGCGTGCAATCGCGAGGGCAGGCTGGCCAGATGCGGTTGTATCGAGTGAGTGTCGAAGCGGACGAGACAAGTTTCCAAACGGTCACCAGCGACTCGTCGACCGCCAGCACGGCAACCACGACGGCGGAGGGTGAAAGCGTTGATGCCGTGAGTGCGTTTGCCCCACAATCGGTCACACTTGGTGGCGTGCAGGCGGAGGGCGAATCTTTGGCCGCTTCCTCCGTTTCGCTAGCGGACGTGTTTGTGCCCGATGCGGTCAATCCCGAATGGGTCAAGACCTCGTCGTCGAGCGACCCTTCAGCAAGCGAGGGGGGGACGGACCGAGTGGCAGCGGTCGATGATGCGATGCAGGATGTGGCGTCCGAGTTGTCGAGCTACTCGAAGTCGGCAGACGCGGTGGCTGAGAACTCCATCACAGCCGACATGCTCTCGGGTGACGCGATTGACGCGGCAATTTCAGACGCGATTTAG
- a CDS encoding HU family DNA-binding protein: MAKAAPVKAPTKTQILANIAEQTELTKKDVAAVFDALTVEIEKSLAKGGPGQFAIPGLCKIVLKDVEAKPKRKGRNPANGEEIWLNPKPASKKLSIRPLKGLKEMI; this comes from the coding sequence ATGGCAAAAGCCGCACCCGTAAAGGCTCCGACGAAGACTCAAATTTTGGCTAACATCGCTGAGCAAACTGAATTAACCAAGAAGGACGTTGCTGCTGTTTTCGATGCATTGACTGTCGAAATCGAGAAGTCCTTAGCAAAGGGAGGCCCTGGCCAATTCGCAATCCCGGGCCTTTGCAAGATTGTCTTGAAAGACGTTGAAGCGAAGCCCAAGCGAAAGGGTCGCAACCCTGCCAACGGAGAGGAAATCTGGCTCAACCCAAAGCCAGCGAGCAAGAAGCTTTCCATTCGTCCGTTGAAGGGCTTGAAAGAAATGATCTAA
- a CDS encoding Xaa-Pro dipeptidyl-peptidase has product MKDGFLPTTHQRLVLAFLALPLTFSAQVIAADEKPAVPVFKDGEAQIVEGFKDPDYWIRHDLWVETEFDSDGDGKLDRMHVDVTRPRQTENDGLKLPVVYNSSPYFAGTGADEPENFWNVRQELGEKPPERKPFPATKRTGMRPIISKRHIKDWVPRGYIVVHSSSPGTGLSEGCPTVGGDNESLAPKAVIDWLCGRGKGFTTPDGDQPVTAYWCTGKVGMTGTSYNGTIPLAAATTGVDGLEAIIPVAPNTSYYHYYRSNGLVRHPYGYLGEDIDFLYDYIHSSSGPRRSYCDCNVRDKEMLGQFDRENGDYNEFWAGRDYLNDLEPFKAALLMSHGFNDWNVVPEHSFRIYEAVKAKGVPAQIFYHQGGHGGPPPIKLMNRWFTRYLHGIENDVEKDPRAWIVREEDEQDKPTAYDDYPNPAASPVDFHLGRGAPQQGTLWTTKIENQGTETIVDNFSFSGASLAQAEFTDHRLMFVTPTLTKPVHLSGTPKITIRLACDKPAANLSVWLVSLPWNGKEHAKITDNIITRGWADPQNYRSMTESEPLEPGRFYELTFPLQPDDQVIPEGQQIGLMIFSSDRDFTLHPNPGTKLTIDLDATKIMLPIVGGVEEFNRSL; this is encoded by the coding sequence ATGAAAGACGGTTTCCTCCCAACCACGCATCAACGACTCGTTCTTGCCTTCCTCGCCTTGCCGCTTACTTTTTCCGCTCAGGTCATCGCCGCGGATGAGAAGCCGGCGGTCCCTGTGTTCAAAGATGGTGAAGCACAAATCGTCGAGGGATTTAAAGATCCCGACTATTGGATTCGTCATGATTTATGGGTGGAGACAGAATTCGATTCCGATGGCGATGGAAAGCTCGATCGGATGCACGTCGACGTGACGCGTCCTCGGCAAACCGAGAACGACGGATTGAAGTTGCCGGTTGTCTACAACAGTAGTCCTTACTTTGCGGGAACGGGCGCAGACGAGCCAGAGAATTTCTGGAATGTGCGACAAGAACTTGGCGAGAAACCGCCTGAGCGGAAACCTTTTCCTGCGACCAAGCGAACGGGGATGCGGCCAATCATCTCCAAAAGACACATCAAGGATTGGGTCCCGCGTGGTTACATCGTCGTGCACTCCTCTTCGCCTGGGACGGGCCTTTCCGAAGGCTGCCCAACGGTGGGTGGTGACAATGAATCGTTAGCTCCTAAGGCGGTTATCGATTGGCTTTGTGGGCGTGGCAAGGGCTTTACGACGCCCGATGGCGATCAACCCGTTACGGCCTATTGGTGTACCGGTAAAGTTGGCATGACCGGAACGTCCTACAATGGCACCATTCCATTAGCTGCAGCGACCACCGGTGTCGACGGGCTCGAAGCAATCATCCCAGTCGCCCCCAATACGTCCTATTACCACTACTACCGGTCGAATGGGTTGGTCCGACACCCATACGGTTATTTGGGCGAGGATATTGATTTCTTGTACGACTACATTCACAGCAGCAGCGGACCGCGCCGTAGCTATTGCGATTGCAACGTTCGAGATAAAGAGATGCTGGGACAGTTCGATCGCGAGAACGGTGACTACAATGAATTTTGGGCCGGCCGCGATTACCTAAACGACCTTGAACCTTTCAAGGCAGCGCTCTTGATGTCGCATGGCTTCAATGATTGGAACGTTGTGCCTGAGCATAGTTTTCGAATTTACGAAGCGGTGAAGGCCAAAGGTGTACCGGCACAAATTTTCTATCACCAGGGTGGCCATGGCGGACCGCCGCCGATAAAGCTCATGAACCGTTGGTTCACTCGCTATTTGCATGGCATTGAGAACGACGTCGAAAAGGATCCTCGGGCGTGGATTGTTCGCGAAGAGGACGAGCAAGATAAACCGACCGCCTACGACGACTATCCCAACCCAGCGGCATCGCCAGTGGACTTTCACCTCGGACGCGGCGCGCCGCAGCAAGGCACTTTGTGGACCACGAAGATCGAGAACCAAGGCACCGAAACCATTGTCGATAACTTTTCGTTCAGTGGTGCCTCGCTCGCACAAGCGGAGTTCACCGACCATCGTTTGATGTTTGTCACTCCAACGTTGACCAAGCCAGTCCATTTGTCGGGAACCCCTAAGATCACGATTAGATTGGCGTGTGATAAGCCTGCCGCTAACTTGTCGGTTTGGCTGGTTTCACTGCCGTGGAATGGAAAGGAGCATGCAAAGATTACCGACAACATTATCACTCGCGGATGGGCGGATCCACAAAACTACCGTTCGATGACCGAGAGTGAACCACTTGAACCAGGCCGATTTTATGAACTGACGTTTCCACTCCAACCTGATGATCAAGTGATTCCCGAAGGCCAGCAGATTGGGCTTATGATCTTTTCGAGTGATCGAGACTTTACGCTCCACCCCAATCCAGGTACCAAGCTAACGATCGACCTTGATGCCACGAAGATCATGCTGCCAATCGTCGGCGGCGTGGAAGAATTCAATCGTTCGTTGTAG
- a CDS encoding transaldolase family protein, with amino-acid sequence MSPLETLLKTGTKLFLDSVEPAEVDKSLGWGATGATSNPAIISAIIDSGSRNAEVESLLKSGLDDEAIAWQLTDQLVSEAEEKFLPIYKRSGGNEGWVSFELDPLLEDPDGPLSTAERTAKYIELGKRWAKGHTNRMIKVPATEAGIDALEELAAAGVTLNVTLMFTEDQYTRSRDAIWRGAQRRSDLNRFKSVYSIFISRIDVFTSKHLESLSSEAQGQVGLLNAKRIWKLNQSFWADKGLPLQQELIFASTGTKDPSDSPTKYVEAIAGSDIQTNPPELNEAVQKSGITFSHTLDQMPSQAVQAEIDEKLDVAAMHEFLLAEGVDKFIKPQQALLRLIAKKREELA; translated from the coding sequence ATGTCACCACTCGAAACACTTCTCAAAACTGGCACTAAATTGTTTCTCGACTCCGTCGAACCAGCGGAGGTCGACAAGAGTCTCGGGTGGGGAGCAACGGGGGCGACCAGCAATCCTGCGATTATTAGCGCGATCATCGATTCGGGCAGCCGGAATGCCGAAGTCGAAAGCTTGTTAAAAAGCGGGCTCGATGACGAAGCGATCGCCTGGCAACTGACAGACCAACTCGTCAGTGAAGCGGAAGAAAAGTTTTTGCCAATCTACAAACGCAGCGGCGGAAATGAAGGTTGGGTTAGCTTTGAACTCGATCCCCTGCTCGAAGATCCAGACGGACCGCTTTCGACGGCCGAGCGAACCGCGAAATACATCGAACTTGGTAAACGCTGGGCCAAAGGTCACACAAACCGGATGATCAAAGTACCAGCAACCGAGGCTGGAATCGATGCCCTTGAAGAACTCGCTGCCGCAGGCGTGACGCTTAACGTGACGCTCATGTTTACCGAAGATCAATACACCCGATCCCGCGATGCCATTTGGCGTGGGGCTCAGAGACGTTCGGACCTCAATCGCTTTAAGAGCGTTTACAGTATTTTTATCTCTCGTATCGATGTTTTCACAAGTAAACATTTGGAATCGTTGTCCAGCGAGGCGCAAGGCCAAGTTGGGCTGCTAAACGCAAAACGAATTTGGAAATTGAATCAGTCGTTTTGGGCCGATAAGGGGTTGCCGCTGCAGCAGGAACTGATCTTTGCTAGTACCGGTACGAAAGACCCCAGCGATTCTCCGACAAAATATGTCGAAGCAATCGCTGGTAGCGATATTCAAACCAATCCACCGGAACTAAACGAAGCGGTGCAAAAAAGTGGGATCACGTTTTCCCACACCCTCGATCAAATGCCAAGCCAAGCCGTCCAAGCGGAAATTGATGAAAAGCTTGATGTCGCAGCAATGCACGAGTTCCTGTTGGCCGAAGGGGTCGATAAGTTTATCAAACCGCAACAGGCATTGCTCCGTTTGATCGCCAAAAAACGTGAAGAACTAGCGTAA
- a CDS encoding leucine-rich repeat domain-containing protein, whose protein sequence is MLFCNGCGKNESGSKVADEGKQTSQRVQSVAQVLNDNPDDVAALREAGHLLQTNKVGNVTELTIASSESVADLLPHLSGLPNVEVARFTGPGIVDEGMSAIEEWKNIKRLDLSESAITDRTLESVGKLDSLEVLILRRTAVSQAGLAKLSKLKKLRAIDLRNTNVEDEAMTELAKLTSLSDIQLEKSKITDKGVLELSELPLKSFNANACTPLSNKTLEVLGGMESLESIQLDTTRIDDRGMPSLKNLAKLKRLRIRNTDVTGAGFQAIAGLKNIERFELRDSSVDDEALDVISSLPKVTYLDLSECRLISAEGLKRIGKLTGLEYLGLWSTATDDEVVAAFSELSNLKTLDLKSTRISDEAIETLLKLQSLEDLNVAGTRLTDDGFRQLAALPNLKVLNVANTSIGFDVIDDLIEKYPNLQIAESDL, encoded by the coding sequence GTGCTTTTCTGTAACGGCTGCGGCAAAAACGAGTCCGGCTCAAAAGTGGCCGACGAAGGAAAGCAGACAAGCCAACGCGTTCAGTCTGTTGCCCAAGTCCTCAACGACAATCCCGACGATGTCGCAGCTCTGCGTGAAGCAGGTCATCTCTTACAAACGAACAAGGTCGGTAATGTCACCGAGTTGACGATCGCTAGTAGTGAAAGCGTCGCGGATTTGCTTCCGCATTTATCGGGGCTTCCCAATGTGGAAGTGGCTCGTTTTACGGGACCGGGCATTGTAGATGAAGGCATGTCGGCGATCGAAGAATGGAAAAATATCAAACGGCTCGATTTGAGCGAATCAGCGATCACCGATAGGACTCTCGAATCAGTCGGAAAACTGGATTCGTTAGAAGTATTGATCCTGCGGCGAACCGCGGTTAGCCAGGCGGGGCTGGCAAAGTTAAGCAAGTTAAAAAAATTGCGCGCAATCGATTTACGAAACACCAACGTTGAAGACGAAGCGATGACCGAACTTGCAAAACTGACCTCGCTATCCGATATCCAATTGGAAAAATCGAAAATTACGGACAAAGGCGTTTTGGAATTATCAGAGTTGCCACTGAAGTCGTTCAATGCAAATGCATGCACACCCTTGAGCAACAAAACTCTCGAAGTCCTTGGCGGAATGGAAAGCCTTGAATCGATCCAACTCGACACCACCAGGATCGACGATCGAGGCATGCCTTCTTTGAAAAACCTTGCGAAACTGAAGCGACTTCGAATTCGCAACACCGATGTCACAGGAGCTGGTTTTCAGGCAATTGCCGGTCTGAAAAATATAGAGCGTTTCGAATTGCGAGACAGTTCGGTAGATGACGAGGCACTCGATGTGATCTCTTCGCTACCCAAAGTGACTTATCTCGACTTATCCGAATGCCGCCTCATCTCCGCCGAAGGCCTCAAAAGGATCGGCAAATTGACCGGCCTTGAGTACCTCGGCCTTTGGAGCACAGCCACGGATGACGAAGTAGTTGCTGCGTTTAGTGAGCTGTCCAATTTAAAGACACTCGACTTGAAGAGCACCCGGATTAGCGATGAGGCGATCGAGACGCTGCTAAAACTACAAAGCCTTGAAGACCTGAATGTCGCTGGAACTCGACTAACGGACGATGGATTCCGTCAACTTGCAGCATTACCAAATTTGAAGGTGCTGAATGTTGCGAACACTTCAATTGGTTTCGATGTCATTGATGACCTGATTGAAAAGTACCCCAACTTGCAAATCGCCGAATCGGACCTCTAG
- a CDS encoding AEC family transporter, which yields MFSELWPIIASLLGVFLVIGIGGICRLLGWVNEEADVSLANLTAKILIPALFADRILLGGSEHSISSAWFPPLFGFGFTTLGFVLSWKLARRFGARVGLDTDSKQRTFALCAGICNYGFIPLPLATQFYPEAVVDLILHNVGVDMALWSVGIYVIGGTTSWHKAILTAPVIAVAISFLVCSFGANQWIPVSLTGALHMVSRCAVPMGLILSGAILVDYVKDCQWKGSTPVILSAIAVRQLLLPLLMLGIAIAVGLWTKQMTDDMRMVVMLEAAMPAAVFPIVLVRLYNRDTSTALRVVLPTSLAGILLVPIWLGVAKWCLAL from the coding sequence ATGTTTTCCGAGCTCTGGCCAATCATTGCAAGTCTATTGGGCGTCTTTCTTGTGATTGGCATCGGCGGCATCTGCCGCCTGCTGGGCTGGGTCAACGAAGAAGCCGACGTGTCACTCGCGAATCTGACTGCGAAAATACTGATTCCTGCATTGTTCGCTGACCGGATTTTACTCGGTGGTTCCGAGCATTCGATTTCGTCGGCATGGTTCCCGCCTCTATTTGGGTTTGGTTTTACGACATTGGGGTTTGTTTTGTCATGGAAATTGGCGCGACGCTTTGGTGCGAGAGTAGGCCTCGATACCGATTCGAAACAGCGGACGTTTGCATTGTGTGCGGGGATTTGCAACTACGGTTTCATACCGCTGCCCCTGGCAACCCAATTCTATCCCGAAGCAGTGGTTGATCTTATTTTGCACAATGTCGGAGTGGACATGGCGTTGTGGAGCGTGGGGATCTATGTAATCGGTGGGACAACGAGTTGGCACAAAGCCATTTTGACGGCTCCGGTAATTGCAGTAGCCATCTCTTTCCTCGTTTGCTCGTTCGGTGCCAATCAGTGGATCCCTGTGTCACTGACCGGGGCACTGCACATGGTCAGTCGATGCGCAGTCCCGATGGGTTTGATTCTTAGCGGTGCAATCCTTGTCGACTACGTGAAGGATTGCCAATGGAAGGGATCGACACCCGTGATCCTTTCGGCCATTGCAGTACGCCAGCTGTTGCTGCCTCTTCTCATGCTTGGGATTGCAATCGCCGTGGGCTTGTGGACGAAGCAGATGACGGACGACATGCGAATGGTGGTCATGTTAGAGGCTGCGATGCCTGCCGCGGTCTTTCCGATCGTTCTTGTGCGACTCTACAACCGCGACACTTCCACGGCATTGCGAGTTGTTCTACCAACTTCGTTGGCAGGCATCCTTCTTGTACCAATTTGGCTAGGGGTCGCAAAATGGTGCTTGGCCCTTTGA